The DNA sequence CACCGTGAATCGGGTCACTGAAGAAGCCTTCGCGGGTATTTTGCAGCAAGAAAGAGAAAAAGACTTTTGAAGGTAACGCGGTAAACGTGGCACTGCCTGACTCAAAGGCTTTCAACAGTGCGTCCTGCTTATCGGTGGTCAGGTTTATAAAATGGTCACCGTACTGTGACTGTGCCACTTTATCGGCTTGTGCGATCCCAAGACGATAAATTTGCTGTGGTACAAGCGGGAGCTGGTAGCCTAACATTTTATCAGCGTCAGGGTTAAAGGGTCCCTGCATATACCAGTTGGCACCCGTGCCATAGGGGGTATTCATTTGCCGGTCAATATACTCCGGCACTCCTGCCTCCAGCGCTCCGGGACCTCGTTCATCTTTGGGAATCAGACGTGCCACTGCGGCTTGTAGAAATGCATACTCTTCAGCAGTGAACCAGACTGGCTGATACTGCCGGGGACTTGCCGGATCGGTTGGCACTTTCGGCGCTGCAGCCTCAGCACCAGAGGGGGTGGTAAGCGCACTAATTCCTGAACTACCAATAGCGATTGCAGGTGCAAGCGTCAGGGTTTTTAACAAAAAATCCCGCCGCGGATTGCCTTTCATTTCGTCTGACATGACCTTGCCTCAATAAAAGCGAATGTCAGCATTCACTTCGCTGACCTTCGTAACGTCGTTATTATGGATAATTAAGAAGACTTTCTTGAGTATTTTAGGAAAGATAGCCAATAATAACCTTTATTTTAGCAAGTGTTTAGCGCTAATGATGCGATTTTAACAAAAATTAAAATTTAAATTAACGAATTGATCCAGCTGACAACAGTTGCTTACTTAGGGGGGTCATCCGCTATCAGATGAAAATGTTTCAGCCGTTTTTCCGCCGGTTGCGGACGACCAAAATAGTATCCCTGAAATAACGAACAACCTTCCATTTTGAGCTGTTCAAATTGCTCACTGCTCTCAACGCCTTCAGCCGTAATCAGAATATCCAGGCTACGGCTCATTCCCGTAATGGCACGGATGATAGCCAGTGCCTCGCGACTATTGTTCATATCATTAATAAATGATTTATCGATTTTGATTTTATCGAAAGGAAAAGAGCGTAAGTAGCTTAGCGAAGAGTACCCGGTGCCGAAATCATCAAGAGCAATCCGGATACCGAGCGCTTTTAATTTTTCCAATACCTGAATATTACTGTCGCTGTTATCCAGTAGTACAGATTCAGTAACCTCCAGTTCCAGACGTCCTGGCTCGAGACCTGATTTTTCCAGCGCCGACTGCACGACAGAGACCAGAGCACTGTTTTTGAACTGCAGCGGTGAGAGATTCACCGCCACGCTCTCTCCATGCTCCCATGCTGCGGCTTCCCGGCATGCTTCATGTAAGGCATAGGCCCCCAGCATATGAATCAGGCCAGTCTCTTCCGCTACCGGGATAAAATCAAGCGGCATAATTATCCCGTTCTGTGGATGGTGCCAGCGCATCAATGCTTCGTAACCAATCACCTCTTTCCCCTGCTGGTCAGTGATTGGCTGGTAATAAAGTTTCAGATGATGTTCACTGATTGCCTGACGTAAATCAGTTTCAATTAAACGCCGACGAGTAGCCTCTTCTCCCATTTTACTGGTGAAATATTCGTAACGGTTACGACCATTACGCTTGGCTTCATACAGTGCCATATCAGCATAACGCAATAAATGCCCGGGGGTATTAACTTCCCAGTTGGCAATCATCACCCCGATACTCAGACCTACCGTGATCGTATGCCCATCAATGAGAAAGGGCTTTTTCACCGCATTGATTAACCGCCCGGCAATTTTTTCTACATCCCGACTGTCTGACATACCTGGCAGCACAATACAAAACTCATCACCCCCGTTACGCGCCAGAGTATCGCCATCGCGCAACACTCCCCGCAATCTCACAGCGACGGAACGCAGTAACTCATCACCGACCTGATGACCAAGAGCGTCATTCACATTTTTGAAATAATCAAGATCGAGACAAAGTGTTGCAGTACGCAGGCCATTTTCATTATCAACCCGCAAGGCTTCTTTCAATTTCTGTAAGAAAAGCACGCGATTGAGCAGGCTGGTGAGATGATCGTGATGTGCCATATGGTGTATGCGGGCATCCGCCGCACGCTGGTCGGTAATATCATCGGCAATCAGTAAAATATAACTTTCACACGTCTCTTCGACACTGACCACCGAAGTGTTGGTAGTGATAATGCGCTCACCGTAACTCGTTGCTATGCACTGTTCATCGCTGATACTGATCTGGTCATGTTGAACAGCGGTAATTTGCAGTAATAAGAAATCGGTAATATCAGTCAAAGGAAAATCATTGAAGGTCTTACCCGACGCCTGATGGTTTTCAATTTGCAGGAGCTGTTCAGCATTGTCATTGAGTAACAATATTTTGCCAGTCAGCAAATCGGCCACCACCACGCTGGAGGGGATATTGGCAATCACGGTATCAAGAAAATGAGAAAGTGAGGTTAATTCAAGACTCTGCTGTTCGGCTCGCTCTTTGGCTGCCAGAATCTGCTGCTCATAATTGCGCATTTCTGTGCAATCGCGGGTGACCTTGGCATAACCGATTAAACGGCCCTTATCATCGTACACCGCATCGAGGAACACATGAGCCAAGAATTTGCTGCCATTTTTACGGTAACGCCATCCACTACACTCCACACGACCAAGCCGTTTTGCGGTCTGCAGGTTACTCTGTGGCAACCCGGCTTGTTGATCTTCTGCACTGTAGAAACAGGAGAAATGTTGTCCGACAATTTCTTCAGTGCTATACCCTTTTGCCCGACGTGCTCCGCTGTTCCAGTTAATCACCATCCCTTCGGGATCAAGCATATAAATAGCATAATCGGTCACGCTATCGACCAGCAGACGAAAAATCTGCTCCCGCTCGCGTTGTACTTCAAGCATCTGATGTTTTTCAGTGCAGTCGCGGGTCACTTTAGCAAAACCGAAAAAATCACCGTTATCTGCATAAATCGGATCGATAACCACATAGGCCCAAAACCTGCTGCCATCTTTTCGGTAACGCCAGCCTTCTGTTTCAAAACTCCCGGTCTCGCGGGCCTGGAGTAATCCTTTCTGAGGTAAGTTGTTAGCCTGATCTTCCTCACTGTAAAAACAGGCAAAATTTTTGCCGATAATCTCTTCGGCGTGGTAGCCTTTCGCCTGCTCCGCACCTTTATTCCAGCTGATGATGGTCCCATCCGGATCCAACATGTAGACGGCATAATCAACGATGCCCTGAACCAGGCGTCGATATAGCACATCGTTGTTTTCTGTGATTCCCATTTTGCCTGCCTTGCTGACCTGGATAATGGAGCTATTGCAATCTTCTAGCTATCGGCATACTTTCCCTATTCTTGATTTTTTGCGGCAACCTGCGCACAAGATGTAAAAATATTTTGTTACTGCAGGCCGCACTTAATGACAGAAACAGAGTCGAAACTGCACCAGTCAAACTGGTTACGATGATTGTGTTAACACGCAGGGAAGAATTGCCGGAGTTATTATGTTTAAATCTTTTTTCCCCCGACCTGGGGCTTTTTTTCTGAGTGCCACGCTGTGGGCTTGCCTGGCCATTGTCGTCTGGCTTATCTATGGTGAGCATTGGATTATCCAGTTATCAAAAGGATTACACTTCACTGAGAGCACATTACCCAATAACGCCCTGCGCTTTATTGCCCCACAAAGTCTGCTTTTTTACTGTTATTACTTGCTGGCTACTGCGCTGTTTGCGGCCTTCTGGTTTAACGTCAGCCCACATCCATGGCAACGCTGGTCAGTTCTTGGTACGGCACTGATTATTTTTGTTGCCTGGTTTTCAGTACAGGTCAATGTTGCGATTAACAGCTGGTATGCCCCTTTTTATGATTTAATTCAGCAGGCTCTTGCACACCCCAATACGGTATCTGTTGCCAGTTTTTACCGTGAATTAGCAGGGTTTTTAAGCATCGCATTGATTGCAGTGGTGATTGCGGTACTGAATATGTTTTTCATCAGTCATTACATTTTCCGCTGGCGTACAGCAATGAATGACTACTACATGAGTCACTGGAGTAAATTGCGCAAAATAGAGGGGGCTTCTCAGCGTGTGCAAGAAGATACTATGCGCTTTTCTTCAACCGTTGAAGATATGGGTGTCAGCCTAATCAAAGCAGTAATGACGCTGGTAGCTTTTCTGCCGGTGCTGGTAGTGCTTTCTTCGCATGTTAAAACGGTGCCAATTCTTGGTGACATGCCCTACGCTCTGGTGATCGCAGCAGTCGTCTGGTCACTGGCAGGTACCGGTATGCTGGCGGTGGTGGGTATTAAATTACCGGGGCTCTCGTTTCGTAATCAGCGGGTTGAAGCCGCCTACCGTAAAGAACTGGTATATGGTGAAGATGATGAGCATCGTGCTGCACCCCCGACGGTCAGGGAATTGTTTAACCATGTGCGAAAAAATTATTTCCGCCTCTATTTCCACTATCTTTACTTCAATATCGCGCGCATTCTTTATCTGCAGGTGGATGTGGTTTTTGGTCTGATTGTTCTGTTTCCCTCAATTGCGGCCGGAGCGATTACCTTAGGACTCATGACCCAGATAACCAATGTTTTTGACCAGGTAAGAAGCGCCTTCCAGTACCTGATTAACTCATGGACAACGCTGGTTGAGCTTCTCTCGATCTACAAACGACTGCATAGCTTCGAGCAAGTGTTAAATAGCTCACCAAAAGATAACATGCCTTCCTGAGGATCCATTAAAAAAGTGGGCAATTGCCCACTTCTTTAATTCAGAAAAAATCACCAGCTGACTCACTGGCCTCTGATTTGAGCTTCATAGGCACGTGCCTTTTTACTGTCAAACTGACGTTCCCACTTCGCAATCACCAATACAGCCAGTGCGTTACCTACTACATTAAGCGCAGTACGCGCCATATCCATGATACGGTCAACACCAGCAATAAAGGCCAGACCTTCCAGCGGAATACCTACACTACCAAGAGTCGCCAGCAACACGACAAAAGAGACACCCGGTACACCGGCGATTCCTTTGGATGTCACCATCAAGGTCAGAACCAAAATGATTTCATCTGTCAGCGAGAGATCGATACCGTAAAGCTGGGCAATGAAAATGGCCGCGATGCTCTGGTATAATGTTGAACCATCGAGATTGAACGAATAACCTGTCGGCACCACAAATCCGGTAATTGATTTCGGTGCACCATATGCTTCCATTTTTTCGATAATTCGTGGCAGAACCGTTTCCGAACTCGAGGTTGAGTACGCGAGGATCAATTCGTCTTTCAGAATACGCATTAACATCGTAATACGCAGCCCACACCAACGCGCCACCAGACCCAGTACGACAAAAGCAAAGAAGAAAATCGCGGCATACACCAGCACCACTAACTTCATCAAAGGCCAGAGTGAAGAAAAACCGAAATTGGCGACAGTCACAGAAATCAATGCAAACACACCCACCGGCGCGTAACGCATGATCATGTGGGTCACTTTAAACATTGCTTCCGACGTGGAACGGAAGACATTCACCAGTGGCTGACGATGTTCAGTCGGTAATGAAGAGACTCCAAGACCAAATAATACCGAAAAGAAGATGATCGGCAGCATTTCACCTTTCACCATGGCAGCGAAAAAGTTTTGAGGAATCAGAGACAAAATGGTTGTTACCAGACTGTGTGCACCACTCTGTACCTGGGCTGTCATCGCCTCATATTTCGAAATATCAACCGTTGCCAGTGTAGACATATTAATGCCATGTCCTGGTTCAACCACATTTGCCAGGGTGATACCCACAATAATGGCAATCGTCGTGATCACTTCGAAGTAGATAATGGTTTTGACGCCTATACGTCCCAGTTTTTTAGCATCACCAACACCCGCAATACCGACAATCAACGTAGAGATCACAATCGGTACCACAATCATTTTTATCAGACGGATAAAGATATCCCCGGCTGGGCCGAGAATGTTTACCAGCAACCACTCACGATTTTCCGGTTGGTTGTGCAAAATAGCACCGACTGTTACCCCGAGGACCAGTGCAATAACTATTTGCCATGCAAGACTGATTTTTACAGCTTTCATTTTTTTTCCTTAACAATAATCGTCCCACGTGAACGGTCAGCGGAGTAGATAACCTTCAGAAAGGGGACGCCTTAACAGGCGAAATCACTAATCGAGAAAGAAACGCCTGAAAAAACAGGGGCAGATAAGTACCACCATCTTTGCCAGTAATGCAAGCCTGTCATGCTTTCAGAGAGGAAATAGAGGCCTGACTGGTGGAAAAAACAACAAAATTGACACTCGATTGTGCAATAGTCCAGTAGGTGACTTTTCCCCGGTCAAAAGGAATAAGTCACGCGCATTAAGAAATAATTTTGATATTCGGTCAGGAGACACTCCGAGCTTCAATCGCTTCAGTTCCTCCGCTGCGGTTATCTGGTTTTATGATAACCCACAGGAGAGAAACTATCCTGACGATAACTTTACTGATAGCTACTCCTCTTTTTCTGTCAGCAAAATTTCCAATAAATCTAATTCATGTAATAACTTTTGCATGGTCTCATTACTGATTTTTTGCGTGGCACGCAGATGGTACAACTCGCCACGTTCCGAACGTAATGCCGTGAGTCTGAAACGCCGTTCAAGATTTTCCACATATAATGAGTGTTCCAGATCATCTTTACCATCAACCCGCCGCCGCAGATTACCAATGACTCTGGAGCTGACCTCTTTTAATAACTCAGGATCGATATTTTCCTCGCTGTCGGCCACCAGCCTGGCTTCCATTTTGTGCAGGCTATCAATGGCAATTTCAGCCATCGTTGCCCGCGCCATTTGTACCTCCTGACGATGTTCGGCTTTATCCATTCCGGGAATACCCCGCAATAGCAGTGGTAAGGTGATCACCCCCACCAGCAACGAAAAAAGAATCACCCCGGTTGCCAGGAAAACCAGCTCATAGCGTGCCGGATAAGCATCACCATTATGCAAAAACAGCGGAATAGAAAGTACACCGGCAAGAGTAATCGCCCCTCTGACACCCGCAAATGATGCGATGAATAAATCGCGAGTAGTATAAGACGAAAACACCATCGGGTGTTTTTTCTGCCAGCGTTTACTGATTTGCTGCATCATCCATAACCAGCCAAAACGCACAATCAATAAAGCGGCATAGATCAGAGCCACAGACAGGAACAGCATCCATAATTCAAGATTAGGATCAGCATGAGCCTGGTCCACCGAAGCTTCAAGAATCCCCGGTAATTGCAGCCCCAGCATCAGGAACACCATGCCGTTAAATACGAATTCCAGCATCTGCCAGACACTGTTTGCGCGTAAGCGCATTGCCAGTGGCGCCTGGCGAATAATACCAGAACGGGTGATCGTCATCCCTGCGGCAACAGCAGCGAGGATCCCGGATACGCCAATATGTTCTGCAATTAAATAAGAAGCAAAAGGCAGCAACAGCAGCAGTACGGTTTGCGTGGCAGGATCATCACCGGCCCAGTGGCTGAACAGGCGCAGTGACTTACCATACAGCCAGCAAATAGCAATACCCGCCAGCAGACCACCAATCGCCACCTTCAGGAATTCAAAGGTGGCCCCCGATACGGTAAACACCATTGTCCCCATCGCGACGGCAACAGCAAATTTGAGCGATACCAGGCCCGAAGCATCATTCATTAATGCTTCGCCCTGCAGAATGGCCATAATCCGTTTCGGAATACGCCCTTCACCGACAATACCGGACAATGCAACCGCATCGGTGGGCGATAATACAGCAGCAAGCGCAAAAGCACTCAATAACGGAATACCAGGCACCATCCAGTAAATCAGGTAACCAATTCCGACCACAGTAATCAACACCAACACCAGCGCCAGACCAATTATCTCTCGCCCATGACGCAAAAACTCGCTGGTCGGAGTTTTCCAGCCATCTGCAAACAACAAGGGCGGAATGAACAACACCAGGAATAGCTCAGGGTCAAAATCAACGTGCAGACCAAACGTTGGCCATGCCAGTAAAGCCCCCATCAAAATTTGCACCAATGGCAAAGGGATCTGGAACGGAATAATGCGTGCGGCAACGCCAGAGAGTGACACGACCAATGTCAGTATCAGAATAGTAAAGAAAATTTCCATGTAGTCCTTAAACAGTAACCTGTGTTTCGTCCCATCACATAGGCTAATCATAAACCCAACCTGCCGCCTATTGGCAACAGGAAATATCATATTTCGCAAAAATAGTCGGACAGGCAAAATTAACAAAATCAGCAGGATGCTAAAAAAGCTGTGGGTAGAAATGGGCAACTTTTCAGAAAAAACTCAGCCTGATGTGGCTATAATGCTTCATTTTGAGGTTTATTCCCCGCCCGGAAGACAGGGGGTGGGCTTACAGTGACTCCACTTTTTTCAGTGCGTTCAGCAAGACTTCTGGTGACAAGGTTACGGGCAGAGCGTGGATTGACTCCCCCTCCTGCAGTGTCCGGTTGATCACTTTTTCGATATCGGCGCGGTTGTTAATATCAACACCCAGTTGAGCGAGTTTTGATGGCAAATTGAAACGTTTAAACGATTGTGTCAGCTGAGTCAGTACCTCATCCTGGCCAAGCAAAGCACTTTGCACCAGGATACCGTAAGCGACCTTCGTGCCATGGAGAATCTGTTCAGTTTGCGGCAACGTGGTCAACCCGTTATGTACCGCTTGCGCCGCGGCCACACGTGTGTAGCGTTCGCCTAACCCTCCAACCATACCACCGCCTGCGATGATCGCATCAACCACATCCATGAACGCCTGACTCAGTACCCCATTATGTTGATCTTCCAGTGCGTGCTCGCTCTTCTCCAGTAATACATCGTGGATCGCCCTTGCAGCATCGAGCCCAAGGCGTACCGTCAGCGGTAAGTTTTCCGGTTGTGGCGCAAGGACAACCGCCTGATACCATTTTGCCAGGGTATCACCGATGCCAGCCAGCAGATAAGCCTGTGGCGCACGTAAAATAATTTCCGGTTCGACTAAAACCAGGTGATTAGCATCGTTAAAAATCTCAAAACCAAGTGCCTGACCGGCGTCGTTATACCACACTGACAGCGGAGTCCATGCGGCGCAGGTGGCGGCAATGGTTGGAATCGCTACCACCGGCACATTAAGGCGTCTGCCAACGACTTTCACAGTATCAAGCAAGGCACCACCACCGATACCAATCACCACCTGAGTTTCACCAGCCCCGGCGATCAGTTGCTGTACATCAGCTTCACTGCAGTGACCGCTGAATTCAACCTGTTTTGCGCCAGGCAGCGAGAATGATGTGGGCAGGAAGGATTTGGCGGCCTGTATCGCCCGATGGCCGAAAATCCAGAGCGCGTTTTTCAGTTGCTCCTCGCTGTAAAATTCATCCAAACGAGCCAGGCTACCAGGATGGGAATAATAGTTCGCGGGGCCAGTCACTACACGGATAGCGGTACTGCTCATAGTACTTTTCCTTTTTCTCTGGCGGATATCTCATTATGCAGATAGTATATTCAGACATCCAGATGGCTAATTCTGTTTCGCTTTATCTTATGCCTTTTTATTCGTTGCCTGCAAGCCATAAGGTCGCTAAAAGGTTGACAGATAAAGCTAACGGGTAAAACGCTGAGGCCAGTATGGTCGCCCGAACCCATAATCAGACTAAAAAGAGTTTCAGACAGGATAACAATATGAAGAAGTTTATTATTTCGCTGCTGACGTTAGGTCTGCTCACCACCGCACCAGGCCACACAGCTGAACTGGCCCCCGTACCACCAAAACTGGCGGCTCATGACGGTCCGGTGCGTATCGCGGTGATCCGTAATCTTGGTGCCGATGATAACACCACACAGTTTGTTGCCGGTGCAGTACAACAGGGCAAAAAACTGGGGTTCAAAGTGAGTACCTTTCTGAGTAACGGTGACGATGCCCGTTTCCAGGATTTTGTGACACAGGCTATCAGTCAGAAATACGATGGTATCATTCTGTCACAAGGGCGCGATCCTTACTCTGCTGAACTGGTGAAAAAAGCAACCGAAGCCGGTATTGCCGTGTCAGTTTTTTGACACAGCGATTCACACGGCAGTGCCCGGGGTGACGGTCACGCAACAAGATGATGCTTCCCTTACCCAGCTCTCTTTTGGACAGTTAGTGAAAGATTTTGATGGTAAAGCCAATATTATCAAATTGTGGGTTGCAGGCTTCCCACCGATGGAACGTCGCCAGGCGGAGTATCAAACACTACTGAAAGCCCATCCAGGCATTAAAGAACTGGAGTCTATCGGTGCTGTTTCATCAGATGTTCAGGGTGACACGGCCAACAAAGTGGGGGCGATCCTGGCAAAATATCCGAAAGGAACCATTGATGCCATCTGGGGAACTTGGGATGCATTCAGCCAGGGCACGTACAAAGCTTTACAGGAAAATGGCCGTACCGAAATTAAACTCTACAGCATTGATGTGTCCAATCAGGATATTCAACTTATGCGTCAGACTGATAGCCCATGGAAATTGAGCGTTGCGGTCGATCCAAAACTGATCGGTGCCACCAATATGCGTCTGATTGCGCTGAAAATTGCCGGTGCAGAGACACCACCGCAATATGAGTTTAAAGCGGCGGCAATTGCACAGGCGTTACTGAACAGCCAGAGCGGAGCCATCAATGTCGGTTCACTGAATAAACTGATCCCTGGCTGGGGTCAAAATGAGGACTTTATCGCACCGTGGTTCGCCACACTTGAAGCGAAACATCACTAAAGGATAACCCCGATGATACAACCACAACCCGATTACAGTCGTAATATGCGGCTTATCAGCCACAGCGATCAGGGCGGAAAGCCGGACGGCGTACAGCTTATGGTGCATCGTGGCTACGCCTATATCGGCCACATGGTATCGCAGGGGTTTTCGATTGTTGATGTACGCGATGTGCGGCATCCCAAAGCGGCGGGATTCATCGCCGCACCGCCAGGCACATGGAATATTCACTTACAAACCCATGATGATCTGTTACTGGTAATTAATGCCAGAGACCTGTTCGCAGATACACGTTTTGCCGATGAAAAAGTCTATTATACCCGACAGGTAGGCGACACAATTCATGATACGCAGGAGAAAGGCTGGTCTGCAGGGTTACGAATTTATGATATCTCTGTGCCTGACAAACCGAAAGAGATCAGCTTTCTGGCCCTGAATGGCATCGGTATTCACCGTTGCTGGTACGTCGGCGGACGTTGGGCCTATGTATCCGCGTTGATTGAAGGATTCAGTGATTAAATTTTTCTGACCATTGATCTGGCGGATCCCCGCCATCCTCAGGTGGCAGGAAACTGGTGGCTTCCGGGCATGAATTCAGCAGCAGGTGAACAGCCGGACTGGCCGGAAGGAAAGCGCTACGCGCTTCACCACGCCATTATCAGTGGCAATACCGCTTATGCCAGCTGGCGGGACGGCGGGCTGACATTGCTCGATGTGAGTGATCACACACAACCCCAGCTCATCAGCCACCGCAACTGGAGTCCGCCTTTCGGCGGTGGTAACCATACCGCGCTGCCATTACCTGGCCGTGATTTACTGGTCGTGCTGGATGAAGCGGTGCTGGATAACCAGCAAGACGGTGAAAAGTTAATCTGGCTGTTTGATATTCGCGACCCGACTAATCCGGTCAGTATCTCAACCTTCCCGCAACCGGATGACACAGATTATGTCGCGAAAGGCGCTCATTTTGGCCCGCATAATCTGCACGAAAACCGCCCCGGCAGTTTCATCAGCGAAACGCTGATTTTTGCCACTTATCAAAACGCAGGTGTACGGGCTTACGATATATCAAACCCCTATCGCCCTGTAGAAACCGGCGCGCTGGTACCCGCTGCACCAATAAAGATGATGGACACCCGCCCAGGCAGGCCTCGTGTTATCCAATCCTGTGATGTGTTTGTCGATGCCGGGGGGATAATCTACAGCACTGACTACAATGCAGGTCTGTCGATCATTGAGTATCTGGGATAATCTTTGGTCATGGTTCCCCGGCGCAATCACCGGGAGAACCACAGGCTTAACGGATCTCTTTCTCAGAGCTTTTTCTCACGTCCCGTCATCACCACTCGCCTGTATAGTGCCGCCTTATCGCGGCACTATACTACCGGTTAAATCGCCCATCCCCCGGCGTAAAAAATAACCAGTGCAACGGCAATCAGCACCGTACCTATGTTCAGCTTACGCCACTCACCTGCAACCAGACGCCCTACTACCAGCGCACTGAAACCAAGCATAATGCCTGTCACAATATTACAGGTCAGCACAATGAATACAGCAGCCAGTAATCCGGACATAGCATCAACGAAATCGCTGAAATCAATTTTGGCAACATTACTCAGCATCAGTAAGCCCACATACATCAAAGCCGGGGCCGTTGCATAACCAGGGACCAGATAAGCCAGCGGAGAGAGGAACAAAATCAGCAGAAACAAAATACCGACCACTATGGCTGTCAGACCGGTTTTCCCTCCGGCGGCGGTACCTGCGGCCGACTCGATATACACAGCGGCAGGCGATGCGCCAACCAGACCTGAAAAAATACTACTGACAGAATCGGTGGTCAGCGCCTTACCACCACTGATTATCTGATTGTTCTTATCAAGTAAGTTAGCCTGTCCGGCAACCGCACGGATGGTTCCGGTTGCATCAAAAATCGCTGTCATCACCAGAGCAAGTACACTGGGTAACAGAGCCGGTTTTAACGCACCGACAATATCAAGACTGAACAGTAAAGAGTGTCCTTTAGTATCGCTCAGGCTGGGCATCGCAAAAAAACCCTGATATTTGACGGTAGGATCAAAAATAATCCCGATAATTGAGATAGCGATAATCGTCAGCAGGATCCCTCCCGGTACCCGTAATTTCTCCAGACCGATAATCACCGCCAGTCCCAGCAGTGACATAATGACCGGGAAAGAAGCAAAATGTCCCAGTGCTACAGGTAGCCCCTGCAAAGGATTTTTGACCACCAGCCCAACCATATCAGCCGCGATCA is a window from the Erwinia sp. genome containing:
- a CDS encoding hypothetical protein (ID:JIFNMEKO_02767;~source:Prodigal:2.6), yielding MNSAAGEQPDWPEGKRYALHHAIISGNTAYASWRDGGLTLLDVSDHTQPQLISHRNWSPPFGGGNHTALPLPGRDLLVVLDEAVLDNQQDGEKLIWLFDIRDPTNPVSISTFPQPDDTDYVAKGAHFGPHNLHENRPGSFISETLIFATYQNAGVRAYDISNPYRPVETGALVPAAPIKMMDTRPGRPRVIQSCDVFVDAGGIIYSTDYNAGLSIIEYLG
- a CDS encoding hypothetical protein (ID:JIFNMEKO_02764;~source:Prodigal:2.6), with the translated sequence MVARTHNQTKKSFRQDNNMKKFIISLLTLGLLTTAPGHTAELAPVPPKLAAHDGPVRIAVIRNLGADDNTTQFVAGAVQQGKKLGFKVSTFLSNGDDARFQDFVTQAISQKYDGIILSQGRDPYSAELVKKATEAGIAVSVF
- a CDS encoding hypothetical protein (ID:JIFNMEKO_02765;~source:Prodigal:2.6); this encodes MPGVTVTQQDDASLTQLSFGQLVKDFDGKANIIKLWVAGFPPMERRQAEYQTLLKAHPGIKELESIGAVSSDVQGDTANKVGAILAKYPKGTIDAIWGTWDAFSQGTYKALQENGRTEIKLYSIDVSNQDIQLMRQTDSPWKLSVAVDPKLIGATNMRLIALKIAGAETPPQYEFKAAAIAQALLNSQSGAINVGSLNKLIPGWGQNEDFIAPWFATLEAKHH
- the ghxP gene encoding Guanine/hypoxanthine permease GhxP (ID:JIFNMEKO_02768;~source:Prodigal:2.6) — its product is MSAPVTQSKGRLDAFFKISERGSSPRQEVVAGLTTFLAMVYSVIVVPSMLGKAGFPPGAVFVATCLVAGFGSLLMGFWANLPMAIGCAISLTAFTAFSLVLGQHISVPVALGAVFLMGILFTIISATGIRAWILRNLPMGVAHGTGVGIGLFLLLIAADMVGLVVKNPLQGLPVALGHFASFPVIMSLLGLAVIIGLEKLRVPGGILLTIIAISIIGIIFDPTVKYQGFFAMPSLSDTKGHSLLFSLDIVGALKPALLPSVLALVMTAIFDATGTIRAVAGQANLLDKNNQIISGGKALTTDSVSSIFSGLVGASPAAVYIESAAGTAAGGKTGLTAIVVGILFLLILFLSPLAYLVPGYATAPALMYVGLLMLSNVAKIDFSDFVDAMSGLLAAVFIVLTCNIVTGIMLGFSALVVGRLVAGEWRKLNIGTVLIAVALVIFYAGGWAI
- the hcxA gene encoding Hydroxycarboxylate dehydrogenase A (ID:JIFNMEKO_02763;~source:Prodigal:2.6) codes for the protein MSSTAIRVVTGPANYYSHPGSLARLDEFYSEEQLKNALWIFGHRAIQAAKSFLPTSFSLPGAKQVEFSGHCSEADVQQLIAGAGETQVVIGIGGGALLDTVKVVGRRLNVPVVAIPTIAATCAAWTPLSVWYNDAGQALGFEIFNDANHLVLVEPEIILRAPQAYLLAGIGDTLAKWYQAVVLAPQPENLPLTVRLGLDAARAIHDVLLEKSEHALEDQHNGVLSQAFMDVVDAIIAGGGMVGGLGERYTRVAAAQAVHNGLTTLPQTEQILHGTKVAYGILVQSALLGQDEVLTQLTQSFKRFNLPSKLAQLGVDINNRADIEKVINRTLQEGESIHALPVTLSPEVLLNALKKVESL
- a CDS encoding hypothetical protein (ID:JIFNMEKO_02766;~source:Prodigal:2.6) — translated: MIQPQPDYSRNMRLISHSDQGGKPDGVQLMVHRGYAYIGHMVSQGFSIVDVRDVRHPKAAGFIAAPPGTWNIHLQTHDDLLLVINARDLFADTRFADEKVYYTRQVGDTIHDTQEKGWSAGLRIYDISVPDKPKEISFLALNGIGIHRCWYVGGRWAYVSALIEGFSD